The sequence below is a genomic window from Blastococcus sp. Marseille-P5729.
ACCGTCGTCATCCAGCGCGGCGAGATAGGTGCCGGTGGGCAGCTCGCCACGCACCACGTCGTCCACCTCGACCCCGGCCTGCGCAGTGTGCTCGATCAGCTGCTGACCGAAGGGGTCCCGGCCCACCACGCTCACCAGCCTGGTACGGCGTCCTAGGCGGGCCAGGTTCTCGGCGATGTTGCGCCCGACCCCACCTGGGGTGGTGGTCATGACGGCCGGATTGCTGGTGCCACTGCGGATCGGGCGCACGCTGTGGGCCTTCAGATCCATGACCGACCCGCCGATCACCACAACGTAGGGTTCGTCGCGTACGACATACCCGCGCCCGAGGATCTCGCCCTTGCGGGTCAGCGAGGAGAGCGCGACGGCGACGGCGCCCTTCGACGTGCCGAGCAGATCGGCGATGCCCTGAGCGTCCAGCATCGGGCGGCTGCGCAGCAGCCGCAGCACCTCCTGCTCGCGCGGACTCAAGGACATGCTCACAATAATAAGCGCCACTTGATGTTATTAACAAGGCCGACGGCTTCCCGCGCGGATGAAGTAACGGTCACGCCACGGGCAGGCAACGTAAGATCGATCGGGTACCGCCTGCGGATCTCGAACCGACGACGGAGGGAGTGAGCCATGCCGTACAAGCTGATGACCGCCGCTCGCACCCACACCGGTCTGGTGCGCGACAACAACGAGGACAACTACTTCGTGGGCCCGCGGATCCTCCTGGTGGCCGACGGAATGGGCGGGCACGCAGCCGGCGAGGTGGCCTCCGGCATCACCGCAGAGATGTTCGCCGGGCTGCGCGATGTCGACCTGTCCGATGATCTGACCAAGCCCCTCGGTGACGCCATCGAGCAGGCCACGGCCGAGATCGCCAAGCGGGTCGAGGACGATCCCGACCTCGAGGGAATGGGCACGACCGTCACCGCGATCCTGTTCGGTGAACGGCGCATCGCGGTCGCGAACATCGGCGACTCCCGCGCATACCTCTACCAGCGTGATCGTCGCAAGCTCACCCAGCTCACGCACGACGACTCGTTCGTCCAGCTGATGGTCGAGAACGGCGACATCACCGCCGAGCAGGCGGTGCACCATCCCTACCGCAACATCGTGCTGAAGTCGGTCAATGGCAAGTACGTGCAGCCCCGGTTCACCACGCTGGTGCGCATCCACGGCGATCGGTATCTAGTGTGCAGCGATGGTCTGACCGACTATGTCGAGACCGACGATCTCACGGCCGCCCTGGACATCGATGATCTCGACGAGGCCGCCGACAAGCTCATCGACCTCGCGTTGAGCGCGGGGGCTCCCGACAACGTCACCGTCGTCCTGGCCGATCTCGTGCCGGCCGATCCGACCGACGAGCATCCCGGCGAGAGCGGCCCGCCGAATCCCAAGGCGTCGGCCGAGACCGAGCCGATGGCGTTGCCCTGAACGGGCATCGATTCGACCGGTCGTCAGATCTGGCGGCCGCCGCCGCACTCACCCGTGGAGCAGCTCGGCAGTGGCGCTCGTGACCAGCTCGAGCGCCACCCGCTCACCCGGGGCGTACGCCGAGTCGATCGGCGCGGTCGCGTCCAGCTCCTGACCGTCCTCCAGTCGGACGACGAGGCGCTGCTCGTCGACGGCGGGCGCGCTCGCGACCACGGTCGCCGGCAAGGCGGGTGGCGGGTGGACCGGCTCCCCGGTCGGGCCGGCACGTAGGGCGCTCGCGCGCAGGGCGAGCGGCGCCTCGCCGACACCGAACGCCTGCTGCAAGGGTGCGAGCTGCGCATCACGAAGGACCCGGGCGTAGCCGAGGAACAGCGCCGCCTGCTCGTCGACCGGATGCGACCAGACTTCGCGCGGCGTGCCTTGCTGCACGAACCGGCCATCGCGCATCAGCACCACCCGGTCGGCGATCGCGAACGCCTCCTCGTGGTCGTGGGTGACCAGCAAGGCCATCGTCGCCGTCTCGCGAAGCACCCGACGCACGTCAGCCGCGAGCCGCACCCGCAAGGAGGCGTCCAACGCCGACAGCGGCTCGTCGAGCAGCAGCAGCCCGGGCCGAGGCGCCAGCGCGCGGGCCAGCGCGACCCGCTGCCGCTCGCCGCCGGAGAGCGTCGCCGGGGCCCGGTCGGCATAACCGTCGAGCCCCACCATCGCCAGGAGCTCGGCAACGACGCCCACGGTCTCGGAGCGACTCATGCCCTGCCGCCGCGGTCCGTACGCGACGTTCTCGCCGACCGAGAGATGCTCGAAGAGCTGGCCGTCCTGGAACATCAGCCCGAAGCCACGCTTGTGCACCGGCACACCGGCCTGGTCGACACCGTCGAAGAGCACCCTGCCGTGACCGGTCGCCTCCAGGCCGGCGACGGCGCGCAGCAGGCTGGACTTCCCGCACCCGGAGGGTCCCAGGATCGCCACGGTCTCATCACCACGCACCCGCAGACTGACGCGGTCGACCGCGACCGTGCCGCCGAAGTGAACCGCCACCTCGTCGATCACCAGCTCACTCATCAAAAGGCCCCCACGGTCTCCACGCGCAGCCGTTCGACCAGCCCCATGATCGTCACCGTGACGACCGCGAGGATGACCGAGCCCGCCATGGCCATGCCGAAGCTCTCGCCGTCCGGCCGCGAGATCAGCCGGTAGATCACCACCGGCAGAGTCGGATTGTCGGATCTGGCGAGGAACGCGGTCGCGCCGAACTCTCCCATCGATACCGCCATCGCGAATCCTGCGGCTGCCAGCAGCGGTCGCCAGACCACCGGAAGGTCGACCGTCAGCAGGGCGCGGACGTACGACCCGCCCAGGACCATGGATGCCTGTCTCAGCCGATCGTCGATCTGCTGCAGCGCCGGCGTGATCGTGCGGACGACGATCGGCAGCGCGACGGTCGCCTGAGCGATCGGGACCAGCACCGACGAGGTGCGCAGATCCAGCGGTGGGCGATTCAGGGTGATGAAAAAGCCGAAGCCAACGGTCACTGCCGAGACGCCCAGCGGCAGCATGAAGGCCGCGTCGAAGGCCCGTACGGCACGTCGTCCGGCCTGGGTGCTGACCGCGCGCGACACGACGAAGGCCACCATCGCGCCCAGCAGCAGCGCGATCACCGTCGCGTTCAGCGCAATGACGACGGAGGCACGAAGCGCATCCCACACGGTGACCAGCAGCGCATTGTTTGACCCTCGGGTACCGAGCGCGAGGTAGTTGTCCACGGTCCACCGACCCCCGCGCTGGAAGGAACGCACTACGAGAGAGGCGATCGGGGTGACGAGGAAGACCACCACGAGAGCCGTGATCGCGAAGACCGGCCACTCGCTCTTGCGGGGTCGGCGACGTACCGGCCGCACCGTCGCGCGCTTGGCCGGCGCACGCCGGACGCGCCCGATGACCACCAGCAGCCCCAGGACGACGATTAGCTGCAGCACCGACAGCACGGCGGCCGTGCTCAGATCGAGAAAGTGAGCGGTTTGTAGATATATCTCGGTTTCGATTGTTCCGTAGCGCAAGCCGCCCATGGTGAGGACGACGCCGAACGCGGTCGCGCAGAACAGGAACACGACGGACGCCGACGAGACGATCGCCGGACGGAGCGCAGGCAGCGTCACAGTCCGGAAGACCGTGAACGGCGCCGCGCCCAGCGCCGCGGCCGTCTCCTCTGATCGCGGGTCGAGTCCCTGCCAGGCCGCGCCGACCGATCGGGCCACGACCGAGACGTTGAAGAACACCAGCCCTATGATGATCGCCGTCCACGTGCCGTCCAGCCCGAGGAAGCCCAGCGGCCCAGCCTCGCCCAGCAACGTGCGAAAGGCGACGCCGACGACGACGGTCGGCAGCACGAATGGCATGACGACGACCGCCCGCAGCACCGCCTGGCCGGGAAAGTGAAAGCGGTAGAGGCAGTAGGCGACCGGTAGCCCGAGCAGCACCGAGATCAGCGAGGCGATCGTCGCCTGCGCGATCGTGAGCCAGATCAACCGCCGGATCCGGGAGCTACCCATCGCCTCGGCGAAGCCCGACAGATCCAGCGTCCCGTCGACGATCAGTCCACGCTGCAGCATCCCGGCGACCGGCACCAGGAAGAAGATGGTCAGGAATGCCAGCGGCAGCACGGCCACCGCGACCAACAGCCAGGTGGGCGCCGACGACCGAGCGGGACGTCGTACGGCGACGTCCCGCTCGGCCTGGACCGCGGCTTCCCTCACGTGCTATCTCCTGCTACCTACGGCTGCCATCTCCCGCGACGTGCTGCTGCCATGTGCGGCTCCCATCTCAGGACGAGGTGACGTCGGCCCACTCTTTCAACCAGGCATCTCGGTTCGCCGCGATCTTCTCCGGCTCGATCACGAGGGGCTCGGTCGACAGCGGCGCGTAGGTCGCCCATGCCTCCGGCAGCTCAACGTCGCTGGCCGGGTACATGTACATGTTGTCCGGGATCGACTTCTGGAACTCCGTGCCGCTGATGAAGTCGATGAACGCCTGCGCGCCCTCGACGTTGTCGGCTCCCTTGACGATCCCGGCGTACTCGACCTGCCGGAAGCAGGTGCTCAGCACGGCGGATGTCGTCGGCTCGCTGCCGCCCTCGGGAATGGTGAACGGAGGGGACGAGGCGTACGACAGCACTATCGGGCGGGCGCCGTTGCCCTCGCCGCCGGAGAAGTCCACGGAGTACGCATCGGTCCAGCCGTTGGTGATCTTGGCGCCGTTGGCCAGCAGTGCGGTCCAGTAGTCCTGCCAGCCGGTCTCGCCGTACTTCGCCACGGTAGCGAGGAAGAAGGCCATCCCCGGTGACGAGGTGACGGCGCTCGGGGTGACGAAGAGGTCCTTGTACTCCGGCTTGATGAGATCCTCGAGCGAGGACGGGGCGACGATTCCGTTGGCCGCGAACCACTCGTTGTCGACGTTCAGGCAGACATCGCCGAAGTCGATCGCGGTCAGCTCGTTGCTCGTTCCCGCCAGCGCCAGCTCCTTCGACCGCTCGCTCTGCGCGGGCGACTCGTAGGGCTCGAGCACGTCCTCCTCGATGGGCCGCGAGGCGAAGGTGTTGTCGACCCCGAAGACTACGTCAGCGACCGGGGCGTCCTTGCTCAGGATCAGCTTGTTGGTCACCTCGCCGGCGTCCCCGCCAGCCTGGATCTCGACGGTGAAGCCGGAGTCCTTCTCGAACTGCTCGATGAGCTCCTCCGGAGCGTTCCATGAGTCGTGGGTCATCACGGTGACGGTGCTCTCGGCGTCCTGCCCGGACGATCCGGAGTCCACGCCACACGCCGTCAGCGTGAACGCGCAGGCGATGGTGGCGAGCGTCGCTGCGGCGCCCCGGTGCTTTGACATGTTCCCTCCAAGAATGCAAGGGAGCCCGAGCACGCCAAGGCGTGCCCGACTGAGTCCCGACTTCCTACACCGGTGCTAGCCGGATCAGGTTCGAGGGTCTGCGGACCATCCGCACTCTCAGCGCCGTACAGCGCTCCCCTGTCGTATGCGCCCACAAATATAGCCCTCGGCCGAGGGGACGTTGGGTTCCCCTCGGCCGAGTAGTCGTCGCGGTGGTGGATCAGGTGCTGGTCAGGATACCGGCGCCGTACCCGTAGAACAGAGTGATCTCCAGCGGCCCGGTGGCCTCGATCTCCCAGGTCGTGCTCGCGCCGCTGCCGGTGATCTCGTTCTTGGTGAGCGTGTAGCCCTCGCCCTCGAGCGCGGCGACCCAGTCCTCGTACGCGGCCTCGGGATCGTCGACCTCGAAGCTACCGAAGCACGAGTTCTCATAGCAGTAGGTGGAATCCGGCGCGACGGTCACCGATGCCGGAACCGGGAACTCGCCGGGCAGGGTGCTCGATCCCGAGCCACCACCCGAGCCCCCGGTCGGCGAGGGATCCTCGGTCTCGGTCTCGGTCGGGCTCTCCGTCTCGGTCTCAGTGGGGCCACTATTGCCGCCCTGCTCCTGGGTGGTCGTGGCCGAGCTGGCGGACGAGTCGTCATCGTTCCCGCCGGTCACCAGGATGATCGTCACGACGATCGCGGCCACCGCGACCAGCGCGGCGGCGATGATCCAGGGGAGCTTGCTGCTCTTGCTCGGCGGCTGACCCCATCCCGGTCCGCCGGGGCCACCTGGCCCGCTCGGGCCCATCGGGCCGGCGGCGGAGGCGCCGTACGAGCCGTCCATCTGCTGTGACGGCCACGGCTGCCCGGCCTGGCCCTGGTAACCCTGATGCGGCTGGGTGTAGGCCTCGTACTGCTGCATGTACGGATCGGCCTGGTAGCCGCCCTGCTGCGTCGCGTCCTGCGGGTAGCTGCCCTGCTGCGCGGCGTCCTGCGGGCTATAGGAAACCGTCGGCGAGTCGTACTGCCCGCCCTGTCCGTTGCCTTCGTTGCCGTACCCGTTAGGACCGTAACCCTGGCTCTCGGGATGCTCCGGGCCGGGCTGTCCCTGATGGGGCTGGCCCGGACCGGCCTGTCCGTAGGGGTCCTGGGGATAGCCGCCGCCGTAATTGGGGGGAGTGGACATCGCTTCTGCACCTGTCGCTCGAAGATCTGGGGGCTTCGCGTGACGGTCGCCGCTCGGCACACCGCGCCTGACTACCGCCACGCAGACACCCTTTTCAGACACACTAGACGGTATGACGGTTCCATCCACCCACCCGTTGGGTCGATTCATCGCAGGGCTGCCCAAGGCCGAGCTGCACGTGCATCACGTCGGCTCGGCGTCGCCGGCCGTCGTGGCCGAGCTGGCGGCGCGCCACCCGGGGACCGTGCCGACCGATCCAGACGCGCTCACCGATTACTTCACCTTCACCGACTTCGCCCATTTCATCGAGCTTTACCTATCGGTCGTCGACCTGGTGCGTACGCCCGAGGATGTCCGGTGGCTGACCTACGGCGCCGCCCAGGAGCTCGCCGCGCAGGGGGTTCGGTACGCCGAGCTCACCTGCACGCCGGAGACCTCCGTCGTCCGCGGCATCCCGGCGGAGGGGTACGTCGAGGCGATCGAGGACGCCCGGCTGAGTGCACAGCGCGACCTGGGCATCGAGCTGCAGTGGATCTTCGATATCGCCGGCGAGAACGGCGTACCGGGCGCCGACACCACCTTGCAGGTTGCCCTGGACCATGGCCCTTCGGCGCTGGTCGGCTTCGGGCTCGGTGGCCCGGAGATCGGCGTCCCGCGTGCGCAGTTCAAGCCGCACTTCGATGCGGCACGCTCGGCTGGACTCCTGTCGGTGCCGCACGCCGGTGAGTCGACCGGGCCGCAGACCATCCGGGACGCGATCGAGCACCTGAGTGCCGAGCGGATCGGGCACGGCATCGCGGCCGCCCAGGACCCGCAGCTGCTGTCGTTGCTGGCCGAGCGGCAGATCACCCTCGAGGTGTGCCCGACCTCCAATGTCGCCACCCGATGCGTCGCCGACACCGCCCAGCATCCGCTGCCACAGCTGGCGGCGGCCGGCGTCCCCGTCACGATCAACAGCGACGACCCGCCGATGTTCGGCACCACCCTGTGCCGGGAGTACGAGATCGCGGCCGACCTGCTGTCCCTCGACCGCAACGGGCTGGCTGAACTGGCGCGCGAGAGCGTCCGTCGCTCATTCGCGCCGGAGCAGACCAAACCCCGGATCCTCCGCGAGATCGATGAGTATGTCGCCAAGCCCTGAGGCCGGTCGGGCGCGTCCGAGCGCCCGGTCGAGATCAGTGGGCATCGCGCCAAGCCCACCGCGCAGCAAGCCGGCCGCGGGTGAGACCTCCCGCCGGTCGAATGGTGCGCGCACCACGGGCAAGCGAGCAGCTGCGGGCACCCGCGCGACGAGCGGGCGAGCTGCTGCCCCCACGCGTGCGGCGAGCGGGCGCTCCAGCAGTCCTGCACGCAGCACCGTCGGCGCGCGCCGCCCGGCGAAGCGCACGACGTCCTCGCGGCCCCGCAAGCGGATGTCGGCCGCCCGCGCCCGGATGCTGGCCCGCCGCCGTCGTGCGCTGAGCCTGCTCGTGGCCGCCGTCCTCGCGGCGACGACGATCTGGGTGATCTCCACGGGCGAGGATCCCGACGTCCGCACCGGGCCGGCCCCGACCGACCCGGCCGCCTTCATCGAGTACGCCGTGCTCCCGGCCCAGGAGGAGATGGCGGAGTTCGACGTCCCCGCCTCGGTGGCGTTGGCTCAGTCGATCATCGAGTCGCACTGGGCGCAGAGCGAGCTCACCGTCGAGGGACGCAACTTCTTCGGCATCAAGTGCGCGGGGGAGTCGCCGTTCGCCACCGGTTGCATGGAGAAGGTCACCACGGAGTGCACGCCGTCCGGCGAGTGCAGCGAGGTGGTCGACGCGTTCCGCACCTACGACAGCGCCGAGGACTCCTTCCGCGACCACGGTCATTTCCTGTCCAACAATCCGCGATACGAGCAGGCCTTCGAGCACGTCGACGACCCCGACCGGTTCGCGCGCGAGATCCAGGAGGCCGGCTACGCCACCGACCCCGAGTACGCCGACAAGGTCATCTCGCTGATGAACCAGTACGACCTGTACCAGTACGACGACGAGTGATCGGGTGGGTCACTGGGCGGTGAAGTGGGGGTCGCGGCGTTCGAGGTTGGCCCTGATGCCCTCGGCGCAGTCCTGGGTGGCCCAGTGGGCGGTCTGCTCGGCCAGCTCCCGGTCGAGCACCGCCTTGACCTCGTCGGCGAGCGAGCCGCGCAGCGTCTCCCGGATCGAGCGGACGGCGATCGGCGCGTTGCCCGCGATCTCGGTGGCGAGCTCGAGCGCACCGGCGTAAGGGTCGTCGTTCAGCCGGTCGACCAGGCCGATCCGCAGCGCCTCCTCACCCTTGACCGCGCGAGCGGTCAGCAGCATCTCGGCAGCCTTCTGCTCGCCGACCAGCCGCGGCAGCGTGACGCTCAGCCCGAAGCCCTGATGGAATCCGAGCCGGGCGAAGTTGGCATGCAGGCGGGCGGACGGCGCGGCGACCCGGAAGTCGGCCATGACCGCCAGGCCCAGACCGCCCCCGACCGCGGCGCCCTGGACCGCCGCGACGATCGGGGTGGCGATGCGGAACAGCTCGGCGGCGTGCGTGTAGAGGCGCCGGGAGGTCTCGGTGCGCTCCGGGCCGAAGCCGCCGCCGGAGTCGCCGAAGTTGGCGCCCGCGCAGAAGTTCTTGCCCTCGGAGCACAGCACGATCGCGCGCGTGTCGGGGTCGGCGTCCGCCTCGGCCCCGGCGTTCACGATCTCGCCGATGATCTCCTGGTCGAAGTAGTTGTGCGGCGGTCGGCTTACCTTGAAGACGGCAACGTACCCGTCTTTCGATACCTGTAGATCTCCCATGCCCCTAGGTCCTCTCGTCTTGCGGTGGGTTCTTCCCCGCTGTGCCCGGATGCAGCGAGATCGTCAGTGGATGATGCCCGAGCCGGAGACGATCACATCGTGCAGCGAGCCGTGCGCGGCGACGTCCTTGCCGAGGTCGCAGGCGAGCTGTTTCTCGTCGCCGTACTCGCCGCGCCACGCGTAGAGCCGCCGGGTGAGCTGCTGCAGCCGGTACTCCTGAGTCATGCCGATCGCGCCGTGCGCCTGGTGGGCGGCACGCACGGCGA
It includes:
- a CDS encoding PP2C family serine/threonine-protein phosphatase, with translation MPYKLMTAARTHTGLVRDNNEDNYFVGPRILLVADGMGGHAAGEVASGITAEMFAGLRDVDLSDDLTKPLGDAIEQATAEIAKRVEDDPDLEGMGTTVTAILFGERRIAVANIGDSRAYLYQRDRRKLTQLTHDDSFVQLMVENGDITAEQAVHHPYRNIVLKSVNGKYVQPRFTTLVRIHGDRYLVCSDGLTDYVETDDLTAALDIDDLDEAADKLIDLALSAGAPDNVTVVLADLVPADPTDEHPGESGPPNPKASAETEPMALP
- a CDS encoding ABC transporter ATP-binding protein, giving the protein MSELVIDEVAVHFGGTVAVDRVSLRVRGDETVAILGPSGCGKSSLLRAVAGLEATGHGRVLFDGVDQAGVPVHKRGFGLMFQDGQLFEHLSVGENVAYGPRRQGMSRSETVGVVAELLAMVGLDGYADRAPATLSGGERQRVALARALAPRPGLLLLDEPLSALDASLRVRLAADVRRVLRETATMALLVTHDHEEAFAIADRVVLMRDGRFVQQGTPREVWSHPVDEQAALFLGYARVLRDAQLAPLQQAFGVGEAPLALRASALRAGPTGEPVHPPPALPATVVASAPAVDEQRLVVRLEDGQELDATAPIDSAYAPGERVALELVTSATAELLHG
- a CDS encoding iron ABC transporter permease gives rise to the protein MREAAVQAERDVAVRRPARSSAPTWLLVAVAVLPLAFLTIFFLVPVAGMLQRGLIVDGTLDLSGFAEAMGSSRIRRLIWLTIAQATIASLISVLLGLPVAYCLYRFHFPGQAVLRAVVVMPFVLPTVVVGVAFRTLLGEAGPLGFLGLDGTWTAIIIGLVFFNVSVVARSVGAAWQGLDPRSEETAAALGAAPFTVFRTVTLPALRPAIVSSASVVFLFCATAFGVVLTMGGLRYGTIETEIYLQTAHFLDLSTAAVLSVLQLIVVLGLLVVIGRVRRAPAKRATVRPVRRRPRKSEWPVFAITALVVVFLVTPIASLVVRSFQRGGRWTVDNYLALGTRGSNNALLVTVWDALRASVVIALNATVIALLLGAMVAFVVSRAVSTQAGRRAVRAFDAAFMLPLGVSAVTVGFGFFITLNRPPLDLRTSSVLVPIAQATVALPIVVRTITPALQQIDDRLRQASMVLGGSYVRALLTVDLPVVWRPLLAAAGFAMAVSMGEFGATAFLARSDNPTLPVVIYRLISRPDGESFGMAMAGSVILAVVTVTIMGLVERLRVETVGAF
- a CDS encoding thiamine ABC transporter substrate binding subunit, which produces MSKHRGAAATLATIACAFTLTACGVDSGSSGQDAESTVTVMTHDSWNAPEELIEQFEKDSGFTVEIQAGGDAGEVTNKLILSKDAPVADVVFGVDNTFASRPIEEDVLEPYESPAQSERSKELALAGTSNELTAIDFGDVCLNVDNEWFAANGIVAPSSLEDLIKPEYKDLFVTPSAVTSSPGMAFFLATVAKYGETGWQDYWTALLANGAKITNGWTDAYSVDFSGGEGNGARPIVLSYASSPPFTIPEGGSEPTTSAVLSTCFRQVEYAGIVKGADNVEGAQAFIDFISGTEFQKSIPDNMYMYPASDVELPEAWATYAPLSTEPLVIEPEKIAANRDAWLKEWADVTSS
- a CDS encoding adenosine deaminase gives rise to the protein MTVPSTHPLGRFIAGLPKAELHVHHVGSASPAVVAELAARHPGTVPTDPDALTDYFTFTDFAHFIELYLSVVDLVRTPEDVRWLTYGAAQELAAQGVRYAELTCTPETSVVRGIPAEGYVEAIEDARLSAQRDLGIELQWIFDIAGENGVPGADTTLQVALDHGPSALVGFGLGGPEIGVPRAQFKPHFDAARSAGLLSVPHAGESTGPQTIRDAIEHLSAERIGHGIAAAQDPQLLSLLAERQITLEVCPTSNVATRCVADTAQHPLPQLAAAGVPVTINSDDPPMFGTTLCREYEIAADLLSLDRNGLAELARESVRRSFAPEQTKPRILREIDEYVAKP
- a CDS encoding glucosaminidase domain-containing protein; protein product: MGIAPSPPRSKPAAGETSRRSNGARTTGKRAAAGTRATSGRAAAPTRAASGRSSSPARSTVGARRPAKRTTSSRPRKRMSAARARMLARRRRALSLLVAAVLAATTIWVISTGEDPDVRTGPAPTDPAAFIEYAVLPAQEEMAEFDVPASVALAQSIIESHWAQSELTVEGRNFFGIKCAGESPFATGCMEKVTTECTPSGECSEVVDAFRTYDSAEDSFRDHGHFLSNNPRYEQAFEHVDDPDRFAREIQEAGYATDPEYADKVISLMNQYDLYQYDDE
- a CDS encoding enoyl-CoA hydratase/isomerase family protein, translating into MGDLQVSKDGYVAVFKVSRPPHNYFDQEIIGEIVNAGAEADADPDTRAIVLCSEGKNFCAGANFGDSGGGFGPERTETSRRLYTHAAELFRIATPIVAAVQGAAVGGGLGLAVMADFRVAAPSARLHANFARLGFHQGFGLSVTLPRLVGEQKAAEMLLTARAVKGEEALRIGLVDRLNDDPYAGALELATEIAGNAPIAVRSIRETLRGSLADEVKAVLDRELAEQTAHWATQDCAEGIRANLERRDPHFTAQ